Part of the Woronichinia naegeliana WA131 genome, AACCCTAGCTGATCGTTCAGAATGAAACCGAGCAAGATAAAATAGGGAAAATAGATCTAAGACAATTTGAGACAATAGGATAATTTTTGGTGCTACTTTCCCTCGTTGCTGATTTTCGCATCATCTTTGAGCGTGACCCTGCTGCCCGTAACTGGCTGGAGGTATTATTTTGCTATCCAGGTTTTCAGGCACTCCTGTTTCACCGTTTTTCCCATCAACTCTATCGCCTGGGTCTGCCTTTTATTCCCCGTTTACTGTCCCATGTCGCTCGCTTTTTAACGGGAGTTGAAATCCATCCTGGGGCCCAAATTGGGGAAGGGGTTTTTATTGATCATGGCATGGGCGTTGTGATTGGCGAAACAGCGATTATTGGTGATTACGCGCTAATCTATCAAGGTGTCACCCTGGGCGGTACGGGCAAACAAAGCGGCAAACGTCATCCAACCCTGGGTGAAAATGTGGTAGTGGGGGCTGGAGCGAAGGTGTTAGGGAATATTTCGGTAGGAAATAATGTTCGGATTGGGGCTGGCTCGGTAGTATTAAGGGATGTCCCTTCGGATTGTACGGTGGTCGGGATTCCAGGCCGGATCGTCCATCGCTCTGGCGTGAAGGTTAATCCCCTTGAACATGGCAATTTACCGGATTCGGAAGCGACGGTTATTCGTCTGCTCCTAGACCGTATTGAAGCCTTGGAAGAACAAATGGAAAAACTGGAAACCTCCCGTCAACGGGAATTAGAGACTTTTTCTAGTAATTTTTATCAATCCTGTTCAGAAAGTTTTGCTGTTAAAAGGGAAAAAATTTGTCATGTCGGCGATCGCGAAATCGAAGAATTCTTGGGGGGAACACTGTAGCCTATTGTTAAAACCATGAGTATTTCTATGCAGTGGGCTAATGCTTTATCAACTCGTCCTTCCCTAGAAGCGGCAGTGAACGAGGTAGTGTCGATTGTCCAGCGATCCTTAACCGCGTCTCCAGACTTAGGGATTGTCTTTTTGTCTTCCGCCTTTGCCAGTGACTATCCTCGCCTTATTCCCTTGCTTCAGGAAAAAATGCCTCTTCCTGTGTTGATTGGTTGTGGAGGGGGCGGCATCGTTGGTATGAAGTCCGGTAAACAGGTAGTAGAAATAGAGAATAGTCCGGCTTTGAGCTTGACAGTGGCTTGCTTGCCAGGGGTAGAAGTTCATCCTTTTCGCCTGGATGCCGATAGTTTGCCAGACCTGGATAGTTCTCCCCAACGTTGGAGTGAATTGCTAGGGGTGAGTCCCGAAAAAAATCCCCATTTTATTTTGCTGGCCGATGCCTTTACTCCGAACATCACCGACCTATTGGAGGGCTTGGATTATGCCTATCCTCAATCAATCAAGATCGGCGGTCTGGCCAGTGGGGGGGCTAGTAATCAGAGTAATTTGTTTTTTGATTGTTTCTCCCTGCCCCGTTCTCGATTTAACCATTTCGGGACAATTGGGGTAGCCCTGAGTGGCAATATTCAGGTGGAAACGATTGTGGCCCAGGGCTGTCGTCCCATTGGTGAGCCGATCCAAGTTAGTCAGGGAGAGCGCAATATTATCACGGAAGTTTTAGTGCCAGACGAGAAGACTAATCAATTAAAGGCCAGATTGCCTTTGGATGTTATCCGGGAATTGGTGGAAACGCTGAGTGAAAAGGATCGAGAGTTGGCCCAACATTCGCTGTTTATTGGCATTGCCCGTGATGAGTTTAAGTTAGCGTTGCAATCAGGGGATTTTCTGATTCGTAATTTATTGGGGGTTGATCCGCGTCATGGAGCCATTGCTATCGGCGATCGCGTTCGTCCAGGTCAACGGATTCAGTTGCATCTGCGGGATGCCCAAACCTCAGGGGAAGATTTATTATTTCTGTTAGAAAATTATCACCGTGCGAAGGTCAATAGTCCCCAGGCGATCGGAGCTTTGTTGTTTTCCTGTCTCGGTCGTGGCGAATCTCTCTATGGCAAACCGAATTTTGACTCGGAATTATTTCAACGTTATTTAACGCAAGTTCCCCTCGGTGGCTTTTTCTGTAATGGAGAAATTGGCCCCGTTGGTAATCGAACTTTTCTGCATGGTTATACTTCTGCTTTTGCTATTTTTAGACCAATATCAGCATAGGACTGGACTATCTTAAATAGGCCAATCTCAGGCAAGGAGAACCTCTTTTTGACAGCAAAAATAAATTTGGAAAGATTTTGCGCCGTTTCAGCGATCACTCCAATTGTTAAGAATTGTACAACGCTCTTGTTATAAGGCTTTTTATGTCATGAAACCCTAAATTTAGAATTGCTGTCTGTTCATAGACCGTCCATTTATTAGGCGGTTGATTGATTTCCCGCAAGGTTTGCCCTAAATCTTCTTTTTCCGTCCAAGGAGAGAGTAATTGTACCTGTAAATAATTCGTTGATAGATTATCCTGTGAAACGGTACGATAGGGCTTTCGATCTGGCGTCAGATGTAATCAACGAAAATTTTACAGCAAGGAAAAATTCAGCTTTGATGACTAATCTGCCCGTTAAGTTATTTGAAATGGGTAGCAATCAATGGCGATATTACGATAATTTTACTTCAGGCAAACAACAGATTCATTATTTTCATAGTAATGGATTAGCCGCTATCAACAATCAGGCGGGAAAATTAGTCACGACTCTCCCTGAGACTGAAACCCCTGTAACAGATGATTTTGTCCATGATCCCTGGCGACCCGTACCTTCTTTAGGCGGTCATGCGAGTTTTCCAGGAGGAGTTTTTGAGCGATCGCTGTTAGATTGTCGCACCGATATTGTCACCTATACTTCAGAGCCACTAACGACAGATTTACACCTTTTAGGTTCTCCGATGGTCGAGATTCAAGTCCAGGCAGATAGCGAAAGTTTTGATCTCTGTGCCATTTTGTCTAGAATGACTGCCGATGGCAACGTTTATAATATTAGCCAGGGCTATCGTCGCATTGATCAGTCTCAAGCAGTTGTCAATCTCTCTCTTCAGGCAACTTGTATTAAAATTCCCAAAGGCGATCGCTTACGATTGAGTCTTAGTGGTGCTTGCTTTCCGGCCTATAATGTTAACGCGGGTACAGGAAAAGCTTTAGCAGAAGCACAATTATTAGAGCAGCAAGTGATTACTATCAGTATTGAATTAGGCAAAAATTTTACGAGTAAACTTTGTCTGAATTTAAACGAAAATACAGTTTAATTTGTGATTTTTCCCAAAAGTTTGGGGCTAGGAGCGAAAAACGGAACGGCTCCACGTGGATGGATTTATTCTTAATCTTGAAGTACTAAATTATCACGATGAACAATCGTTTCTGGCCCAGCATAACCCAAAATAGCCGCAATTTCTTCGGAATGATGGCCCTTAATTTTTTCGATTTCCTGACGACTATAATTAGCTAAACCCCGCGCAATTTCTTTGCCTTCCAGATTGCAGATTTGTATCGCATCATCTGCCATAAATTCTCCTTCCACCTGGGTAATTCCGGCAGCTAAAAGAGATTTACTACTTTCACAAAGAGCCTTCACCGCCCCGGCATCGATATAAAGCTTACCCATCGGCAACAACCCAAAAGCAATCCAACGTTTGCGAGCATTTTCTGTACGAGTTTGGGGTTCAAATTGAGTTCCGATCGCCTCTCCTGCCAAAATTTTACTAATATTCTGAGGTTGACGACCGTGAGTAATCACCGTTCTGACCCCTGAACCAGTGGCAATTCGAGCCGCCGTGATTTTCGTCATCATGCCACCCGTTCCCCACTGAGAACCTGGGCTACCAGCATTTACCTGTAATTGGGCCAATTCACTGGCGGAGACAAAATGAATCGGTTGGGCCTGACTATCCAAACGCGGATCGGCAGAGTAAACTTGATCCACATCAGTTAAGATAAACAACCAATCCGCTTCGACTAAACTGGCCACCAGAGCCGAAAGAGTATCATTATCGCCAAATTTTAATTCCTCGATCGCCACCGTATCATTTTCATTGACAATGGGAATCACGCCTAATTCAAAGAGAGCTTGAAAAGTGTTGTAAGCATTGACATAACAATTACGATCAATCAGTTCTCGTCGCGTTAATAAAACCTGGGCAATGACCTGACCCAAATTACTAAATAAATCGTCATAAATTCGGATCAAACGACCCTGACCCACCGCCGCGATCGCCTGTTTAGTGGCCATCTTTTTAGGACGTTCGTTCATTTCCAAGCGCAGACAACCGACTCCCACTGCACCGGAAGAAACCAAGACGATGTTATAACCCGCTTTTCTTAATTGACAAAGGGTTTCCACTAAAGCGGCGATCGTGGAGAGAGCTAATTGGCTCGTTTCTCCCTGGGTCAAACTCGATGTACCAATTTTAATAACTAGTGTTTGTTCGGAAAGCATGAAGAAATGATGGCAGAGAGATAGATGATGACGAAGCCAAGGACAGCTAATTTGTTATGGTCAAAACTGACTAACCCAAAGTTGTTTTGTACAGTTCCAAAACCTTTTCCCAGGCATCCTGAGCCGAGGTGGGATCATAGGAAGTCCGTTGATCACAGAAAAAGCCATGATCAGCCCCCGCATAACGAAAAACATGATGGGGAATTTGATGATTGGTTAAAGCCTCTTCAATTTGATCCACTTCGCTTAAAGGAATACTGGGATCTTCTTCTCCAAAAAAGGCGTAGAGCGTCCCTTTAATATCAGAGGTGCAATCCAAGGCCGGTTGAGAACTGCCCGGACGACCCGTAACAATACCGGCCCCGTAAAAAGAGGATGTTGCTT contains:
- the cysE gene encoding serine O-acetyltransferase encodes the protein MLLSLVADFRIIFERDPAARNWLEVLFCYPGFQALLFHRFSHQLYRLGLPFIPRLLSHVARFLTGVEIHPGAQIGEGVFIDHGMGVVIGETAIIGDYALIYQGVTLGGTGKQSGKRHPTLGENVVVGAGAKVLGNISVGNNVRIGAGSVVLRDVPSDCTVVGIPGRIVHRSGVKVNPLEHGNLPDSEATVIRLLLDRIEALEEQMEKLETSRQRELETFSSNFYQSCSESFAVKREKICHVGDREIEEFLGGTL
- a CDS encoding FIST C-terminal domain-containing protein — encoded protein: MSISMQWANALSTRPSLEAAVNEVVSIVQRSLTASPDLGIVFLSSAFASDYPRLIPLLQEKMPLPVLIGCGGGGIVGMKSGKQVVEIENSPALSLTVACLPGVEVHPFRLDADSLPDLDSSPQRWSELLGVSPEKNPHFILLADAFTPNITDLLEGLDYAYPQSIKIGGLASGGASNQSNLFFDCFSLPRSRFNHFGTIGVALSGNIQVETIVAQGCRPIGEPIQVSQGERNIITEVLVPDEKTNQLKARLPLDVIRELVETLSEKDRELAQHSLFIGIARDEFKLALQSGDFLIRNLLGVDPRHGAIAIGDRVRPGQRIQLHLRDAQTSGEDLLFLLENYHRAKVNSPQAIGALLFSCLGRGESLYGKPNFDSELFQRYLTQVPLGGFFCNGEIGPVGNRTFLHGYTSAFAIFRPISA
- a CDS encoding CocE/NonD family hydrolase → MTNLPVKLFEMGSNQWRYYDNFTSGKQQIHYFHSNGLAAINNQAGKLVTTLPETETPVTDDFVHDPWRPVPSLGGHASFPGGVFERSLLDCRTDIVTYTSEPLTTDLHLLGSPMVEIQVQADSESFDLCAILSRMTADGNVYNISQGYRRIDQSQAVVNLSLQATCIKIPKGDRLRLSLSGACFPAYNVNAGTGKALAEAQLLEQQVITISIELGKNFTSKLCLNLNENTV
- the proB gene encoding glutamate 5-kinase, whose translation is MLSEQTLVIKIGTSSLTQGETSQLALSTIAALVETLCQLRKAGYNIVLVSSGAVGVGCLRLEMNERPKKMATKQAIAAVGQGRLIRIYDDLFSNLGQVIAQVLLTRRELIDRNCYVNAYNTFQALFELGVIPIVNENDTVAIEELKFGDNDTLSALVASLVEADWLFILTDVDQVYSADPRLDSQAQPIHFVSASELAQLQVNAGSPGSQWGTGGMMTKITAARIATGSGVRTVITHGRQPQNISKILAGEAIGTQFEPQTRTENARKRWIAFGLLPMGKLYIDAGAVKALCESSKSLLAAGITQVEGEFMADDAIQICNLEGKEIARGLANYSRQEIEKIKGHHSEEIAAILGYAGPETIVHRDNLVLQD